In the Syngnathus scovelli strain Florida chromosome 16, RoL_Ssco_1.2, whole genome shotgun sequence genome, one interval contains:
- the LOC125983546 gene encoding ras-related protein Rap-2a — translation MSLEEKDKTNVRIVFLGAAGVGKTALIQRFLKDTFEPKHRRTVEELHSKEYEVGGVKVNINIMDTSGSYSFPAMRRLSIQNSDAFALVYAVNDPASLEAVKRLRDEILEVKEDKYMPIVVIGNKIDRQHERQVSSEDVVSTVELDWNNSFVEASAKEDINVLQVFRELLQQANLPSWLSPTLCHRRETFPKGKDKMPKMNKANSCLLS, via the coding sequence ATGTCTCTTGAAGAAAAAGACAAGACCAACGTGCGGATCGTTTTTTTAGGAGCAGCAGGAGTGGGGAAGACAGCCCTCATCCAGCGTTTCTTAAAGGACACTTTTGAACCTAAGCATCGCCGTACCGTCGAGGAGCTCCACAGCAAGGAGTATGAAGtcgggggtgtcaaagtcaacatCAACATCATGGACACCAGCGGCAGCTATTCTTTCCCAGCCATGAGAAGGCTCTCCATCCAGAATAGTGATGCCTTTGCACTGGTCTACGCAGTGAATGACCCGGCATCCCTGGAGGCAGTTAAGCGTCTACGGGATGAGATCCTGGAGGtcaaggaggacaagtacatgcCTATCGTTGTGATAGGGAACAAGATCGACCGTCAGCACGAGCGTCAGGTGTCGAGCGAGGATGTTGTCTCCACAGTGGAGTTGGACTGGAATAATAGTTTTGTGGAGGCATCTGCCAAAGAGGACATTAACGTGCTACAAGTGTTCCGGGAGCTTTTACAGCAAGCTAATTTGCCAAGCTGGCTCAGCCCGACACTTTGCCACAGGAGGGAAACCTTTCCCAAGGGGAAGGATAAGATGCCGAAAATGAACAAGGCCAACAGCTGCCTCCTATCCTAA